The DNA sequence TGTCAACTGTGGATGTTATCACCAGTTTGACCAAGACCATCATAAAACCTGTAAATACCTGTCCTAGATTCACCCTTACCAATTTTTCCGTTTTTTGATTGGTCACAGCCACAGCTGTCCAAGGCACCGAGGCTGCAGTTTCTGGTCAGAGAGTACATCACCCCAGCGGCGCTGATCGCGTGGACGAAGGATGTTTCTCTTGTGGCTGCAAAAGGAAAGGCACAGTTGAACATGAAGATTTCAAACTATTTAAACAAACTGAATCTGACGACGCCGACGTTTGAAAGTTCGTATGTAGAAGTATAGGCAATCTTACCGCGTCGTAGTCCTTTATGAGTGGACAATGGGAGGGCGGTCTCTGGGCAGTTCCACCTGTCCCACGCGAACTGGTGCTTGCACTCGTCGATGCCGTTTTGTGCTCCCGCGTGCACGCTACTGGCATAAGTAAGATATGCCTGgaggaaaagggaaaatggTTTGgtttagatttaaaaattaaaaaattaaaaaaaactcgcGAAATGTTGTGCAGTTTCGAGTTAAAACTTAAATGAGCATCTTAGCCAAACGATTCAATAGATATTGTGTAGATAGTAAAtagtaaataatttaatcatatTCAGACCACATAATAAACATCGGTAGGGATAATATAAGGTTAAAATGTACGTTTTACCTTTGGTCCGGTCATGAGAAAATTGTTCAATGACctgaaaggaagagagagaaagaagagcaCAGTACGTTTTAATAAAGTACAATTATGTTTTtgcaattatatattttttctattttttttaattttatttatttttcttattgcaAATTGCTGCTTgtgcatattttcttttgtaaatttaCCTGATAGTTAACTGCCAAGGGACCACAGATGGAATTTAGCAATCAAACTAATTCTGGGGCAGTTACTAACTGTGCATTGtccctttcaaataaataaataaataaattcaataattTAAGCCAGTTCCTAACCCACCGCATAGATAAGCAAACACGTATTATTCTTACCATGTGTGTCCGAGAAGAACGGCATGATAACTGCAAAATGCAAAGAGCCAAAGAAACGAACAGAAACGCATTGTAGATCTTCCTCCGTATTCTACGAACCCACAATTTTGGGAACTGATGTGAAGCTCAAACTTTCGCCAAATTTATATGATCGTTATTTGGAGTGACTGAGTATCTTGCCTTTTGTTTCGAGGATTCGTGGAAGATCATTGGATAACATCAGCGAGAAAAGTCAAGGAAACGCCTACGGTGAACTTCAAAGGGTAGCAGTACGCAGTTTGTGTTCTATCAACAGGAGACACAAACCGATGGCCCAGATTAATTAGTTTAATTCGGATTTCCTGTTGAGAAGCTACAGCAAAATAATACACTAATAAACCAATGAGACTGTATTTAAGGAAACATGACACAAAGATAACCTATTCCAGGATGATTTTCATTTCTTAGCATTTAATCTGGAGTTcacattacaaaaatatatgtgaCCGTCGCATTTAAACTGATATCTCATGACTTATATATACTAGCTGTTCACTacataaaaccaaaaacattcaCAAGATGCctttttataaattatattttacagtcCATCGAAGAGTGAACGTGAGCATGCAGGAAGTTTGTGCATGGTCGTGCTCGTGCAGATAAAAGTAAAAAACGCATTCATATACATTACAAAGAATAATCGTTCGTGTTACTGTAGTCCAAAAGTGCATAACATTGGGAGTgaataaagaacaataaaacattCAGTAGACtgtgaaaatacatatttaacttAATGTTATGAGACAGAGGCATGGTGGCATATTTAAATGGTAAACCCAGAGTCTATAGGAATCCATGGTTCCAGCATCCTGGAGTGCGTTTGTGAAAACgccatgaaaacattttttcaaatgttggCAACGTACATGATTTATTGTCTGCTGTCTCGAGCGTTTGGGAACATCAGCCGTCGTGCACGCGGTTTCGTCTCCGCGTGCTGTTTGCAGGCCTGCGGCTCCTGTCCCTGCGAGCGCAAAAATGCTTCGTCACCACCTGGGTGCATTTTTCGCATTTGACCGTGCAACACCAGTGGAATTTGCAGTTGCAGCTGCTGACGGTTTCGGTTCGCCTCTCCTCCACTTTCAGGCCGCAGTCGTGGCACAGCCTCCGacagctcctcctctcccactgAGACAGGTTTTTCCCGCTTTGCAGACACTCCCTGCCCTCCGTGCCGTACAGACCCAGGCTCGCGTTCCTCCTGCAGTAATCCGGGGAGTCCTCCAGATAGATCAGCTCTGTCCGCGCGATGGTGCTGACCGCATCGCCTCTGCTATCCGCGCTGTTCCCGGCGCGCATCCTCCGCTTGTCAATCTCAAATTTCTGCGCCTGGTCGTGCTTCACCTTCAGGTAGTTGCCGACGTCCCTAAAATCGGAGAGCTGCAGCCAGCAGGTCTGGATGCTGCAGCTTCCAGACACCCCATGGCACTTGCAGGATCGCTTCATCGTGTCCCTAATCGCCTTCACATGAAAAAAAGGATAATAGCAACATGGTTAATGTCATTTCACAGccgaaaaaattattttcagatgaaATTACACAACACTTTTCGTAATTCATCCTGAGTTCAGAAACGATGCCGTAGATCCGTGCCATAAGATATGCGTTTCTGTCGAGTAAGGACATCAGTCTGGGCCGggtttttaattgaataattaacgGATATGGATACTGCACACTGGTACAGAACTCACCAGTCTCCCAGCCTCGTTGTTATGCAGGTTAACTGCGGCTCGTGAATCATGGCCTGTCTCCAGGGCATCCACAAACTCTTTGGAAACCTTTTCCCCAAATTCCACGTTATCGCTGCAGCCGCCCCAAATCCACCCCCTTCCACCTGCAcgcagaaatatattttaaaaaacttgcaAAATATTACAATCTTGCGCGCAATTGCGCAATTCAAGTGTAGGCTATCGTTATTTCAATTTGATTTCATCTGAgtaaacaaaatgttaaatcaAATTGATTGCATAAATCTAATAAAACAACATATCAAAATctactaaataataaaatttgaataatgGTGTTGTATGGTGTTGTATGGTATTCTCACCAGATTGTCCAACCTTCGTATCGTCGCAGCCGCAGTTATGGAAGTCCCCCAGGCTGCAATTCTTAGTGAGAGTGTACATCACCCCGGCTGCGCTTATGGCGTGGACAAAAGACGTTTCTCTGGTGgctgaaatgcaaaaaagaaatttaTTTAGATGGacatgttaataataataataaataataaatatcctACATATCTAGACACGTTGCATGTGACTCCAGCACCAACGCTGTGTATTCTATTTGGATATATACCATTACTGCAAAGGAACATACTGAAGAACATATTCGTGGTTAATTCTGTCGCACCAATACGTAATTCACTTTGTGTCTTCTTTAATTCAGAAACTGGATTAAAGTAGacaaagtaaaatgtccagtattaattcaactATTAATAGATAACATTAgctcccacattccagagtggggccaaatgttatttattcagAGTTTAACGCCGCTAGAGGTGATATTAACACTgtgagagttgaattaacaccgggtattttactgtgcatgtttAGGAACATTAATAAAACGCTCCTACCGCCTCGGAGTCCGTTATGGGTGGACAGCTGCAGGGGGGTCTCCGGACAATTCCACCTGTCCCATTCGAACTGCCGTTTGCACTCATGCATGCCGCTATGCGCGCCGGCCTGCACGCTGCTCGTGTATATGAGGTAGGCCTGGAGAAAATAAATCCATCTTTTAAATTTACGTTACATTCACGccactgcacacgcacatattaTGTACTCATCagctaattaaattatttaatgtcgTATATTGCTACTTTCTCGTAATGCGCACATCTCTGCGTTCTCAATGTCATCATGCGCCAACATTAATAAAACGAGGCCGTTCGGGGAAATATCCTACCTTTGGTCCTGTCATCAGGAAGTTATTGACAGACCTAGAAATGGCACATGAATTGCATTTTGGTTACTTATTTTCATTAGGGACACATATATTCCAAACACAAtcttacaaaaacaacacaaatataaatattaatggtAATATTTCGGATTTTTTACGTCACTGCAACTTACCAAGCGGTTGTAGAGAGCATGTGATAGAACGTGGACGTAATTAAAGACGCAAAGAGTTGGCACGGGCCCATGGCAGCGACTTTGTCCGTTATCCCTGAGCCGGAGTCCGCGAAACTGTGGAGAACAAACACGAAGCGACGGGGAGAAGCAGCCCAGAGGAGAAACTGTTAAGATGCTATTTATACCCTCATCTTCTGTGGGtgaccttcttttttttactttttacattttactgtgaaaccGTAACCACTGGGTCATTGGTTGCTGTGTTCTATAGACGTAGGAAATACCAGCGTAAAACTGCACTTCAAAGCTTTgacactgttttttaaatggtccTCTTTCTTTCCCCGTTTTG is a window from the Anguilla anguilla isolate fAngAng1 chromosome 3, fAngAng1.pri, whole genome shotgun sequence genome containing:
- the LOC118222498 gene encoding protein Wnt-8a-like, with protein sequence MGPCQLFASLITSTFYHMLSTTAWSVNNFLMTGPKAYLIYTSSVQAGAHSGMHECKRQFEWDRWNCPETPLQLSTHNGLRGATRETSFVHAISAAGVMYTLTKNCSLGDFHNCGCDDTKVGQSGGRGWIWGGCSDNVEFGEKVSKEFVDALETGHDSRAAVNLHNNEAGRLAIRDTMKRSCKCHGVSGSCSIQTCWLQLSDFRDVGNYLKVKHDQAQKFEIDKRRMRAGNSADSRGDAVSTIARTELIYLEDSPDYCRRNASLGLYGTEGRECLQSGKNLSQWERRSCRRLCHDCGLKVEERRTETVSSCNCKFHWCCTVKCEKCTQVVTKHFCARRDRSRRPANSTRRRNRVHDG